The DNA region GACGACAAGCGCCCGCAGCTCTCGGATCTGCGCGAATCCGGTTCGATCGAGCAGGACGCCGACGTGGTGATGTTCGTCTATCGCGACGAATATTACCTGAAGGGCAAGATGCCCAAGGAAGGCACCGAAGAGTTTTTCAAATGGCAGGCCGAGATGGAGCAGGTCGCCGGCGTCGCCGAAGTCATCATCGGCAAGCAGCGCCACGGGCCGACCGGAACCGTCCAGCTCCAGTTCGAGGCCGAGGTGACGCGCTTCTCCAACCTCGTCCGGCGCGACCACCTGCCCGATTCCTACGAGTGAGGTCGCGCCCGGCATCTTCGCCGGGAAACCCCGCCCTTCAGGAAATCTCCGAGGCCGGCTCCACCATGGCCGGGGCGCGTTGCGGCGGCTTCTGCATCCGCGGACGAATTTCGTGCCGCCGGAACAGGACAGTCATGATCGCGCGCAGCATCGGGAATGGAATGCGCCAGTAGTCGCCTATGATCTCGTCGGCGCGGTCCGGCTGGAAATGCGGCAGCCCGGACCACGAATAGACGGTAAGCTCGCCAATCCTGAACGTCTGGCCGCAGTCATAGATATCGACCCGGAGGTGATCCAGTCCGGCCGCAAGACGCTCGGCCGCCGCCAGCATTTCGATCAGGCGTTTGGGGCGCGGCAGGTTTCCCGGATGCGGTTCGCGCGACGAGCGCCAGGGCAAGCGCGTCCAGTCGGGCGTATGAAATCCCGTCGTGCGGTCGCGGTTGCCGGACGCGACCAAAATCGTCTCTATGACGCGCGCTTTGCCGTTGAAGACGAAGATCTTGCGTTCGGGGGGCGGCTCACCGGAATCGTGGAAGAGCAGTCTCTCGACGATCAGTCCGGGCTGTAAATGTTCATAGCCGGGCTCTCCCATCGTCGTTCCGTGATTATAGGCCAGCCATTGCCGCGCTGACGCACGCATACGCGCCGTATCCGGCTCCGCTCCAGCCTCGACGATCTCGACGTGACCATAGCCGTGCGTGCTCTTGAGGACGAACGGTGTCGGCAGACTGTCGAAGGGGATCTGATCCGGGTCCCGGCCGAACCACAGAAGCTCAGGCAGATACCCAGCCCCGAGCCGCTCCGCCACGAATCGCCGCGTCGCGTGTTTGTCGCTGAAGATGGCGAAGTCGGGGTTGAGGTCGAACAGCTTCCGCCATTGCATCTTCTCGCTGAAGTGCCGTGGGCGAAACAGGGCGAGTTCACGACCCTCCTCACGGCGATATAGCGCACGCGTGTCGTCGATGATTTCCCGCCACCTGGCGATCCGCGCCGGCATGACACGGTCGCGCAGCCCCGAAAAAGCCAGACGCATCAGCCCCCCACGGGCAATTCAAAAGACCTTGGAAACGCCAGTTCGTGTCGCCGCAAGCCGACGCGATCGCGTCGCTCTCGCTGCGGACCGGGCAGCTCAGATATTCGCCGGCTGAAGCAGATCCCACAGATTGCCGTAGAGATCCTCGAATACGGCGACCGTCGCGTAGGATTCATGCCGCGGGGTCTCGCGAAAAACGAGCCCTCGCGCACTGAAGGCCGCGTAGTCGCGAGCGAAATCCTCCGTCTCCAGGAAGAAGCCAACGCGCCCGCCAGTCTGGTCGCCGATCCGCGCCGTCTGCTCGGCGCCCTCTGCCTTCGCCAGGAGCAGCGCCGCGCCACCCGTCCCCTTTGGCGCCACCAGCACCCAGCGCCTGCCGGGCCCGAGCGGCGTGTCGGTAAGAAGCTCGAAATCGAGCACGTTTGTGAAGAATGTGATCGCCCGGTCGTAGTCATCGACGAGGAAGGTCACATGTGCGAGGCGGCTGCCGGCCATCAGCGGGTTCCCTGTGCATGAAATAGGGCGGCGGTGCCCCGCAATCGCCCTTCTTCCATGCGAAGAGCTATCGTCGATCACGAGCAATGTCATGCAGGAATCGGTTAGTGTCGCAGCCATGGTCGCACCGCATCAAAGGTTCATGAATCCCATCGCTCAAGCCGAAGCCGCCGGTCCCGCTGATTCCAGTCGCCTGACCATCGATCTCGGCGCGTTGGTCGGCAATTGGCGCCATCTCGCCCGCCTCGCCGGGCAGGCCGAGACGGCGGCCGCCGTGAAGGGCGACGCCTATGGCATGGGGCTGGAGCCGACGGGAACCGCGCTGGAGCGGGCGGGATGCCGCTCGTTCTTCGTCGCCCTGCCCTCGGAAGGCCTGCGGCTGCGCCGCATCCTGCCGCGCGCGGCGATCTATGTGCTGAGCGGGCTGACGGCCGGCAACGCGCCCGCCCTCGCCGCCGCGTCGCTGCGTCCCGTGCTGGGCTCGATCGAGGAATGGCGCGAATGGTCGGCCTATCGCGCCGGTGGCGGGCGCGGCGAGGCAGCGCTCCATATCGATACCGGCATGAACCGCCTCGGGCTCAGCCTCGACGAGGCACGCGATGTCTCCACCGGCGATTGGCGCCGCCAGGGCTTGACGCTGGTCATCAGCCATCTCGCCTGCGCCGATACACCGGGCCATCCGCTGAACGAGACGCAGCTGAAGCGGTTCCGCGCCGGCGCCGCCCTGTTCGAGGGACTGCCGGCCTCGCTCGCCAATTCGGCGGGGATCCATCTCGGTGCCCATTATGGCTTCGACCTCGTGCGGCCGGGCATCGCGCTCTATGGCGGCGCCTTCCAGGCGGGGATGCCGTCCCTCGACGTCGTCGCCAAGGCCGAAGCGCTGGTGCTCCAGGTCCGCGACGTCCCGGCGGGTGAGAGCATCGGCTATGGCGCCTCGCAGACGCTGCGCCGCGACAGCCGGATCGCGATCCTCTCGGCGGGCTATGCTGACGGCTATCCGCGCATTGCCGGATCGACCGACGAGCAGCCGGGCGCCAGCGTCTTCCTGAACGGGCGCCGCGCCCCCCTCGCCGGCCGCCTCTCCATGGATCTGATGGCCGTCGACGTGACCGATGTCCCGAATGTGAAGCGCGGCGACTGGGCCGAATTGCTGGGTGCCAACATCCCTGTAGACGAAGTCGCCAGTATCGCCGGCACCATCGGCTATGAACTCCTGACCAGCCTCGGCGGGCGCTATGAGCGCCGCTATGTCGGAGCCGCCTGATGGCGAAGGCCCGAGTCCAGTTCATCTGCCAGAATTGCGGAGCCGTCAGTGCGCGTTGGCAGGGTCGCTGCGAAGCCTGCGGCGAGTGGAACACCATCGTCGAGGAGAACACGGCGGGCGGCGTCGGCGGCGGCCCAGGACGCGGGCTCGGCAAGGGCCGCGTCGTCGAATTGCAGCCTTTGTCCGGCGAAAGCGGCGAGGCGCCGCGCATTGCCTCCGGCATCGCCGAGCTCGACCGCGTCACCGGCGGCGGCTTCGTGCGCGGCTCGGCTCTCCTGGTCGGCGGCGATCCGGGCATCGGCAAGTCGACGCTGCTCCTGCAAGCCTCCGCAGCCTTGGCGCGGCTCGGCAAGCGCGTCGTCTATATTTCCGGCGAAGAAGCCATCGCGCAGGTGCGGCTGCGTGCCACCCGCATGGGTGTGGCCAATGCACCGGTCGCGCTCGCGGCCGAGACCAGCGTCGAGGACATTCTGGCGACGCTCGAATCCGGCCCGGCTCCGGCGCTCGTGATCCTCGATTCGATCCAGACTCTCTGGACCGCCACCGTCGATTCCGCTCCCGGCACGGTCACGCAGGTCCGCGCCGCCGCGCAGGCGATGATCCGCTACGCCAAGCAGTCCGGCGCGACGGTGATTCTTGTCGGCCATGTGACGAAGGACGGCCAGATCGCCGGCCCGCGCGTCGTCGAGCATATGGTCGATGCCGTGCTCTATTTCGAGGGCGAAGGCGGACATCATTTCCGCATCCTGCGGGCCGTGAAAAACCGCTTCGGCGCCACGGACGAGATCGGCGTCTTCGAGATGACGGGCTCGGGCCTGCGCGAAGTGCCGAACCCATCCGAGCTTTTCCTCGGCGAGCGCAATGCCGCCTCGCCTGGCGCCGCCGTCTTCGCCGGCATGGAGGGAACGCGGCCGGTGCTGGTCGAGATCCAGGCCCTCGTCGCCCCCTCCCCGCTCGGGACGCCCCGCCGGGCCGTGGTCGGATGGGATAGTGGACGGCTCGCCATGGTGCTCGCCGTGCTCGAATCGCATTGCGGCGTGAAGCTCGGCCAGAACGACATCTATCTCGCCGTCGCCGGCGGGCTGAAGATCGTCGAGCCGGCGGCCGATCTCGCCGTCGCGGCGGCGCTCGTCTCCTCACTCGCCGGTATTGCTCTGCCGCCGGATTGCGTCTATTTCGGCGAGGTGAGCCTTTCGGGCGCCGTGAGGCCGGTTGCACATGCGGTGCAGCGTCTCAAGGAGGCGCAAAAGCTGGGCTTTGGGCGCGCCATGCTGCCGGCGGCCTCGCTCGACAAGGAAGCCGGCTCAGGCGCCGGACAGACGGGAGTCGACCAATTGGCGTCACTCGTAGCCGCAATTGCGGCTTCGGGACCGCGCAAAGGCCGACCGGATGGTGCGACGGCCAAGCCGCGCATCGACGAAGCGGATGAAGCCGTGCTTTCCTGACGGCTGGCTACGGTTCTGGACCGGGAACTGCCCGGGCCGTTTTGGGGGTCGCAGGAGACATGTCGGTGACCGTACTCGACGGCGTTGTTCTGGTCGTCGTGCTCCTTTCGGCGATGCTCGCCATGGTGCGAGGCTTCGTGCGCGAGGTTCTGTCCGTCGCCTCCTGGGCGATCGCGGCGGCTGCAGCCTTCTATCTGTACAAGCCGCTGCTCCCCTATGTGGCGCCCTATATCTCCAACAAGAACATCGCGATCGTCGCTTCGGCAGCTGGCGTGTTCTTCGTGACCCTTGTGATTGCCAGCTACATCGCGATGAAGATCTCCGACTTCGTCGTCGACAGCCGAATCGGCCTGCTCGACCGCACGCTCGGTTTCGTCTTCGGCCTTGCGCGCGGTGTGCTGATCGTCGTCATCGCCTTTGCCTTTCTGTCGTGGATTCTCTCCGACCATCAGCCGAGCTGGGTGGCGAACGCCCAGAGCGCACCTATATTGAAGCGTCTCGGGGATCGGCTTGTCGCCGCGCTGCCCGAAGACATCGAAAAGACGATTCAGGACCGTCTGCACGGCGGCAGCGATGAGGCGGCCCCGCCGGCTGCCGATTCGCCCGACAATGCCACGACGCTCCCGGCGCCCGCGCCGGGCACCGTACCGCAGGCTCCGAACTATGGTGGGGCCGAACGCAAGGGTCTCGACAGTCTGATCGACAATGGCGATGCACCAGCCGAAGAGCCGGACGACGCGCCGCAGCAGGGAACGAACGGGAGCCAGCCCAACCCTTGAGGTGATCGCCGGTCAGGCGACCCTCCGCCGAGGAACATGATGGACGACTTCTCGATGCTGCCCTTCACGGCCGATGACGACCACCTTCATGAGGAGTGTGGGGTGTTCGGTGTGTTCGGCCATCCGGATGCCGCCGCTCTGGCGGCACTGGGCCTGCACGCCCTGCAGCATCGCGGCCAGGAGGCAGCTGGCATCGCCGCTCATGATGGCCGCCAGTTTGCGATCGAGCGCCATATTGGCCTCGTCGGCGACGCCTTTACCCGCAAGGCAGTGATCGACCGGTTACCCGGCGAGCGTGCCATCGGCCATAATCGCTACTCGACGACCGGCGGCGCGGGACTGCGCAATGTGCAGCCTTTGTTCGCGGAATTCGCAGGCGGCGGCTTCGCGGTCGCCCACAATGGCAATCTGACCAACGCAGCGACGCTGAAGCGTGAATTGCAGCGGCGCGGCTCACTATTCCAGTCGACCTCGGACACCGAGACGATCATCCACCTGATCGCAACCAGCAATCACGGTCGACTGCTCGACCGCTTCATCGACGCGATCCGCCGCATCGAGGGTGCCTATTCGCTGGTCGCGCTCTCCGAGAAGAAGATGATCGGCTGCCGCGATCCGCTCGGCGTCCGGCCGCTGGTGCTCGGCCTGCTCGACGGCGCTCATATCCTCGCCTCGGAGACCTGCGCGCTCGACATCATCGGCGCAAGCTATGTCCGCGACATCAAGCCGGGCGAAGTCGTCCTGATCAACGAGGACGGAATCGAGAGCATCTTCCCGTTCGAACAGACCCGCTCGCGCTTCTGCATCTTCGAATATGTCTATTTTGCGCGGCCGGATTCGGCGGTTGACGGGCGCGGCGTCTATGCCGTGCGCAAGAAGATCGGCGTCGAACTCGCCCGCGAGAGCGGAATTGACGCCGACATTGTCGTTCCCGTACCCGATTCGGGTGTTCCCGCCGCGATCGGCTATGCCGAAGCCTCCGGTATCCCATTCGACCTCGGCATCATCCGCAATCACTATGTCGGCCGGACCTTCATCGAGCCGACCGACGCGATCCGCCATATGGGCGTGAAGCTCAAGCACAATGCCAATTCGGCGATTCTCAGGGGCAAGCGGGTCATCCTAGTGGATGATTCGATCGTGCGCGGCACCACCTCGATGAAGATCGTGCAGATGGTGCGCGAGGCGGGCGCAGCCGAGGTCCATATGCGGATCGCCAGCCCGCCGACGACTGATTCCTGCTTCTACGGCGTCGACACGCCGGAGAAATCCAAGCTGATCGCCTCGCAGATGAGCGTCGCCGAGATCGCCAACTATATTCGCGCCGACAGTCTTGCCTTCATCTCGATCGACGGTCTCTACCGCGCCGTCGGCGAAGCGAAGCGCGATGGATCGGCGCCCCAGTTCTGCGATGCCTGCTTTACCGGAGAATACCCGACCCGCCTGACCGACTATGAGGAACGCGGCAAGGTCCAGGTCCTGCCGCGCCTCGCCGAGGCGAGCTGACCCCTTCCCGTCCCGAACGGAATCCCACCTTGTCTCAACCCGATCTTTCCGGCCGCGTCGTCGTCGTCACCGGCGCGTCGCGCGGCATTGGCTGGAACGCCGCGGTGGCGCTCGGCGCCGCTGGCGCGCATGTCATCGCCATCGCCCGCACGGTCGGCGCGCTGGAGGAACTCGACGACGCGATCCGCGCCAAGGGCGGCAGCAGCGCGACGCTGGTGCCGCTGGATCTGAAGGATCATGACGCGATCGACCGGCTGGGCCTCTCGATCTATGAGCGCTGGGGCAAGCTCGACGGACTGCTGGGCAATGCTGGGCTGCTCGGCCTCATCACGCCTGTCACCCATCTTGAGCCGAAGGAATGGAACGACGTCTTCGCGCTCAACGTGACGTCGAACTACCGCCTGATCCGCTCGCTCGATCCGCTGCTGCAGCGCTCCGACGCCGGGCGCGCGCTCTTCCTTACCTCGGGCGCCACTGAGCGCTGCCGCCCGTTCTGGGGGGTCTATTCGGCCTCGAAGGCCGCGCTCGATGCGCTCGTGCGCACCTATGCGGCCGAGATCGCCTCGACGAATGTCCGCGCCAACCTGCTCGACCCGGGCAAGCTGCGCACGCAGATGCGGGCCAAGGCCGCGCCCGGCGAGGATCCGATGAGCCTGCCGCATCCGCGCGAAGTCGCCGCCGACATCGTCCGCATGCTCGCGCCGGACTTCACCGACAACGGCACCCGCTTCGAATTTGCGAGCGGGACGTTGACGCGGTTTCTGGACTGAGGCGCGGCTTGCCGGGCGCCGGCCCGGCGTCAGAGTGCTCGCAGGAAATACTCGGTTGGCGTCTTGCCGTGGCCGGTGGCAAAGCGAGCATGTGGCGCATCGGTTGTCCGCTGATTATCCGCAATCATCATCTCGTCGGGGCCGGTCGTTCCGACGACTAGGTAGACGTGATCTGCGCCCGCTGGAGTCGGATCATTGTCAAAACAGACCCCGACATCGCCCGGGATTTGCTTACCGACGGCAATCTGGCTCCAGCCCCGATCTTTCAATACCTGGGCCAGCTTCCCTGCACCCCAGATCATCGGCACATCGATGCCGGCCTGATGGAGCAAGGCGCTGAGATGCACCGCACAGCCATTGGTAGGGTAGCCAGGAAGGCTCGCGGCGGCGGCCTTCCTGGCCGCCTTGAGGCCATCGGCGGTACTGCCTTGACGAATGAGTTCCGGCACATTGGCAGCGTCGACGATGCCGGCTGCATGGATATGCGGTACCGCGACCGCCAAGCCGGACGTGGCACCAGTCGTGGCACGCTCAATCAGAAAGGCGCTGCTGACGAAGCCGTCGGCGACCCCGTCGCCTTCGAGGTCGACCTGCGTCCAGCCCCCGACCTGCCGAAGTGGAAAGACGGTCGTGCCAATTGCCAGTGTGCGGGCGCTGTCGAACTCGACGCCGGGACCGGCACGAAGACGGAGTCCAGAACGCGCATTTACATGGAGGGCCGGCGGATTCGCCCTATCGGTCGAAGCAAGGGATAGAACAACGAAGTCGCCAACCTCATGTCCGTCCGCAGCCCTGTCGGGATCACAATCGACACCGGCAATCGAATCCGGCATCGCCTGATCAAGCGTCCATCGACCCGAGGCTAGGAAGGCCGCGTGGCCTCTCCATCCGGTCGACTGGGAGAGCCAGGCGCGCTGCGCCAGTCCCGCGTCGAGCACCGCTGCGCATGTCGCGCCGCTGCCATAGACGCCGACCACGTAGTCGGGCTCACCCGTGCGCCGACAAAGCGCATCGGCAACGCCACGGAAGAAGGGCAGAATGCGCTGGCGAATTTCGCTGGCGCTGGCGTCAAAATCCACCCCGAAATAGATCGTGGAGCCTCCGGGTTGGCCGATCGTCGAAGCACCATAAGTCCGCGCATATTGCCCGTCCGCCAGGCCGGAGGCCGCGTCGAAGGCCTCCGCGCGATTGCCAAAGCGCGCTTCATGCACCACCCCGATGCGCAGGCCGGCGCTCACCAGTTGCCCTGCCTCGACCCGAGTCAAACGCTTCGATGAGCTCACGGTATCTCGCGAATAATACCGAAAGACAGTCCTGATACCCGATGCGGCCAATGCCGTTGCCTTGGCCCCACAGTTCTGGGATGCATCAATGATTGACGTCATGCGTACCTCCCGCTGCGCCAAACTTCTTCCCGCCAGGTTCGTCCGTATCAGACCCCTGGACAGGCAGTTGGCGACGGGAACT from Kaistia algarum includes:
- a CDS encoding ATP-grasp fold amidoligase family protein; translated protein: MPARIARWREIIDDTRALYRREEGRELALFRPRHFSEKMQWRKLFDLNPDFAIFSDKHATRRFVAERLGAGYLPELLWFGRDPDQIPFDSLPTPFVLKSTHGYGHVEIVEAGAEPDTARMRASARQWLAYNHGTTMGEPGYEHLQPGLIVERLLFHDSGEPPPERKIFVFNGKARVIETILVASGNRDRTTGFHTPDWTRLPWRSSREPHPGNLPRPKRLIEMLAAAERLAAGLDHLRVDIYDCGQTFRIGELTVYSWSGLPHFQPDRADEIIGDYWRIPFPMLRAIMTVLFRRHEIRPRMQKPPQRAPAMVEPASEIS
- a CDS encoding VOC family protein, whose amino-acid sequence is MAGSRLAHVTFLVDDYDRAITFFTNVLDFELLTDTPLGPGRRWVLVAPKGTGGAALLLAKAEGAEQTARIGDQTGGRVGFFLETEDFARDYAAFSARGLVFRETPRHESYATVAVFEDLYGNLWDLLQPANI
- the alr gene encoding alanine racemase, with amino-acid sequence MNPIAQAEAAGPADSSRLTIDLGALVGNWRHLARLAGQAETAAAVKGDAYGMGLEPTGTALERAGCRSFFVALPSEGLRLRRILPRAAIYVLSGLTAGNAPALAAASLRPVLGSIEEWREWSAYRAGGGRGEAALHIDTGMNRLGLSLDEARDVSTGDWRRQGLTLVISHLACADTPGHPLNETQLKRFRAGAALFEGLPASLANSAGIHLGAHYGFDLVRPGIALYGGAFQAGMPSLDVVAKAEALVLQVRDVPAGESIGYGASQTLRRDSRIAILSAGYADGYPRIAGSTDEQPGASVFLNGRRAPLAGRLSMDLMAVDVTDVPNVKRGDWAELLGANIPVDEVASIAGTIGYELLTSLGGRYERRYVGAA
- the radA gene encoding DNA repair protein RadA encodes the protein MAKARVQFICQNCGAVSARWQGRCEACGEWNTIVEENTAGGVGGGPGRGLGKGRVVELQPLSGESGEAPRIASGIAELDRVTGGGFVRGSALLVGGDPGIGKSTLLLQASAALARLGKRVVYISGEEAIAQVRLRATRMGVANAPVALAAETSVEDILATLESGPAPALVILDSIQTLWTATVDSAPGTVTQVRAAAQAMIRYAKQSGATVILVGHVTKDGQIAGPRVVEHMVDAVLYFEGEGGHHFRILRAVKNRFGATDEIGVFEMTGSGLREVPNPSELFLGERNAASPGAAVFAGMEGTRPVLVEIQALVAPSPLGTPRRAVVGWDSGRLAMVLAVLESHCGVKLGQNDIYLAVAGGLKIVEPAADLAVAAALVSSLAGIALPPDCVYFGEVSLSGAVRPVAHAVQRLKEAQKLGFGRAMLPAASLDKEAGSGAGQTGVDQLASLVAAIAASGPRKGRPDGATAKPRIDEADEAVLS
- a CDS encoding CvpA family protein: MSVTVLDGVVLVVVLLSAMLAMVRGFVREVLSVASWAIAAAAAFYLYKPLLPYVAPYISNKNIAIVASAAGVFFVTLVIASYIAMKISDFVVDSRIGLLDRTLGFVFGLARGVLIVVIAFAFLSWILSDHQPSWVANAQSAPILKRLGDRLVAALPEDIEKTIQDRLHGGSDEAAPPAADSPDNATTLPAPAPGTVPQAPNYGGAERKGLDSLIDNGDAPAEEPDDAPQQGTNGSQPNP
- the purF gene encoding amidophosphoribosyltransferase produces the protein MDDFSMLPFTADDDHLHEECGVFGVFGHPDAAALAALGLHALQHRGQEAAGIAAHDGRQFAIERHIGLVGDAFTRKAVIDRLPGERAIGHNRYSTTGGAGLRNVQPLFAEFAGGGFAVAHNGNLTNAATLKRELQRRGSLFQSTSDTETIIHLIATSNHGRLLDRFIDAIRRIEGAYSLVALSEKKMIGCRDPLGVRPLVLGLLDGAHILASETCALDIIGASYVRDIKPGEVVLINEDGIESIFPFEQTRSRFCIFEYVYFARPDSAVDGRGVYAVRKKIGVELARESGIDADIVVPVPDSGVPAAIGYAEASGIPFDLGIIRNHYVGRTFIEPTDAIRHMGVKLKHNANSAILRGKRVILVDDSIVRGTTSMKIVQMVREAGAAEVHMRIASPPTTDSCFYGVDTPEKSKLIASQMSVAEIANYIRADSLAFISIDGLYRAVGEAKRDGSAPQFCDACFTGEYPTRLTDYEERGKVQVLPRLAEAS
- a CDS encoding SDR family NAD(P)-dependent oxidoreductase; protein product: MSQPDLSGRVVVVTGASRGIGWNAAVALGAAGAHVIAIARTVGALEELDDAIRAKGGSSATLVPLDLKDHDAIDRLGLSIYERWGKLDGLLGNAGLLGLITPVTHLEPKEWNDVFALNVTSNYRLIRSLDPLLQRSDAGRALFLTSGATERCRPFWGVYSASKAALDALVRTYAAEIASTNVRANLLDPGKLRTQMRAKAAPGEDPMSLPHPREVAADIVRMLAPDFTDNGTRFEFASGTLTRFLD
- a CDS encoding glycoside hydrolase domain-containing protein, whose translation is MTSIIDASQNCGAKATALAASGIRTVFRYYSRDTVSSSKRLTRVEAGQLVSAGLRIGVVHEARFGNRAEAFDAASGLADGQYARTYGASTIGQPGGSTIYFGVDFDASASEIRQRILPFFRGVADALCRRTGEPDYVVGVYGSGATCAAVLDAGLAQRAWLSQSTGWRGHAAFLASGRWTLDQAMPDSIAGVDCDPDRAADGHEVGDFVVLSLASTDRANPPALHVNARSGLRLRAGPGVEFDSARTLAIGTTVFPLRQVGGWTQVDLEGDGVADGFVSSAFLIERATTGATSGLAVAVPHIHAAGIVDAANVPELIRQGSTADGLKAARKAAAASLPGYPTNGCAVHLSALLHQAGIDVPMIWGAGKLAQVLKDRGWSQIAVGKQIPGDVGVCFDNDPTPAGADHVYLVVGTTGPDEMMIADNQRTTDAPHARFATGHGKTPTEYFLRAL